A genomic segment from Takifugu rubripes chromosome 20, fTakRub1.2, whole genome shotgun sequence encodes:
- the oma1 gene encoding metalloendopeptidase OMA1, mitochondrial isoform X1, whose translation MAFLCVNALKRSRFCFLPIDVSRCFQVRMQTGHRVNQVSTVRCQVSCHRTAKVAVIRDFRHTVRSGTGRPPLLPRSFVETPPSLHSPPVLKHHGHHFHTSAHLKGLPAAAVWMVLKPLQKLAAAILGRSIRKWWVALPANRRQLFREWVWQRRWHLAALAGVAMVILSLLLLTHLDESPLTGRTRLLVFSRESYLELAALTAEAYMEEFAELLLPVTDVRHQVVERVVQHLAQRNKDIPEVSDVSWTVHVVQGPTVNAFVLSNGEVFVYTGMLETVTDVHQLTIILGHEMAHALLGHSAEQASLSHILDLLSLILLSAIWALCPRDSLAVLGHWVQQKLSQLMFSRPYSRKLEAEADQVGLQLAAKACADVRAGPVFWQQMEIRDQLSGEPSLPEWLSTHPSHRNRITHLDRLIPQALELRESCVCPALPATDPRAVFSETVRVLLEKNKREEAHAAAPIHGLPPVPAGLPAALLAPNSLPASSHVHQENKTSV comes from the exons ATGGCATTTCTTTGCGTTAATGCTTTGAAGCGGAGTCGCTTCTGCTTTCTTCCTATAGATGTGTCACGATGCTTCCAGGTCCGTATGCAAACTGGACATCGGGTAAATCAGGTGAGCACGGTGCGCTGTCAGGTTAGCTGTCACAGAACAGCAAAGGTTGCTGTGATCAGAGACTTCCGCCATACAGTAAGATCCGGGACAGGACGGCCGCCGCTGTTGCCCCGCAGCTTTGTGGAGACCCCCCCATCTCTGCATTCTCCACCTGTTCTGAAGCACCATGGGCACCACTTCCACACCTCTGCCCATCTGAAgggtcttcctgctgctgctgtatggATGGTGCTGAAGCCCCTGCAGAAACTAGCTGCTGCTATACTGGGCAG GAGTATAAGGAAGTGGTGGGTAGCTTTACCAGCCAACCGCAGGCAGTTGTTTCGTGAATGGGTCTGGCAGCGGCGCTGGCATCTGGCAGCCTTGGCAGGGGTTGCTATGGTGATCCTATCCCTCCTACTCCTGACCCACCTGGACGAGTCCCCGCTGACAGGCAGGACTCGCCTTCTGGTGTTCAGCAGAGAGAGCTACTTGGAGCTGGCAGCTCTGACGGCAGAAGCG tacATGGAGGAGTTTGCGGAGCTGCTCCTTCCAGTCACTGATGTTCGTCACCAGGTGGTGGAGCGGGTGGTGCAACACCTGGCTCAGAGAAACAAGGACATCCCTGAAGTGTCCGATGTCTCCTGGACCGTCCATGTGGTCCAAGGTCCCACTGTCAACGCTTTTGTCCTCTCG AATGGAGAAGTCTTCGTTTACACAGGAATGCTTGAGACTGTGACAGAtgttcaccagctcaccatcaTCCTGGGACACGAGATGGCTCACGCTTTGTTAGGACATTCT gCAGAGCAGGCCAGCCTGTCTCACATCCTGGACCTCTTGTCCCTGATTTTGCTGAGCGCCATCTGGGCTCTGTGTCCCCGAGACAGCCTGGCAGTGCTGGGACATTGGGTACAGCAAAAACTTTCTCAG CTGATGTTCAGTCGTCCCTACAGTCGGAAACTGGAAGCTGAAGCTGATCAAGTGGGACTGCAGCTAGCTGCGAAG GCCTGTGCCGATGTGCGAGCAGGACCCGTTTTCTGGCAGCAAATGGAAATAAGAGACCAGCTGAGTGGAGAACCCAGCCTTCCCGAGTGGCTGTCCACACACCCGTCGCACAGGAACAGAATCACGCACCTGGACCGCCTCATACCGCAG GctctggagctgagggagaGCTGCGTCTGTCCCGCCCTGCCCGCCACCGACCCCCGCGCCGTCTTTTCCGAGACGGTCCGAGTGTTGCTGGAAAAGAACAAGCGGGAAGAGGCTCACGCAGCAGCGCCGATTCACGGGCTGCCCCCGGTCCCCGCTGGGcttcctgcagctctcctgGCCCCAAACTCCCTCCCTGCTTCCTCACATGTGCATCAGGAAAACAAAACGTcagtgtga
- the mysm1 gene encoding histone H2A deubiquitinase MYSM1, translating to MDIYVHPHFPPLGVAVACGSPLLSLTSCLFVVYNMDDEVDVDIEGDEFQSTVSEIDEGCLAQEQFIQSAWKSSAGILPWELDSSISPENRQVIEKMLLEEQYYLTGEKVNNHIWDSNSSSKSKAKKPPVKTSASASSASSRWSKQEKELFENGLAQFGRRWTKIAKLVGSRSVLQVKSYARQYFKHKAKSEPRAAASSAGLLKLQHTQPASSTLANTVRIEKLSDEEDEEVDITDDLCNDGDSDHKPPVDNSSESEGLEGIPTQTENPKEEQDNGLSMSSDHLSHAGREETGVREKLSPHGHPLMAALTNSELITQEDESLQSEGSRQPGQREEGGSDDADSADKTGQSLVDEPTEDEEEEEEELKVPEQEIEMDIETITEDEKQAIPEFFEGRPAKTPERYLKIRNYILDQWFKSKPKYLNKTSVRPGLKNCGDVNCIGRIHTYLELIGAINFNCEQAVYNRPKVVDRSKHKEGKDILEAYQLAQRLQSMRTRKRRVRDIWGNWRDAKDLEGHTYEHLSAEELARRREEMKKHPKPCKVSRFRGSVDPFQLIPCRSFGEEVQEPFQIVVCAETLLIMDMHAHVSRSEVIGLLGGVFNKEENLLKISAAEPCNSVSTGLQCEMDPVSQTQACDLLSSLGFSVVGWYHSHPTFHPNPSVRDINTQDQFQSYFSRGGAPFIGMIVSPYDPANPSPHSQTTCLLVKASQEPSSSQKLPYRFDFKSSPDIPDWEQTMRRAQWIIHRYCQSAASVPMNRFFRKDSHLTCLEKMLSSLARYLEPLPDEEGDAFLTQIQTLFQSEFIAKQLVPDQEEGESLNISSQAAEGLAYDRLITKKQDEGRIDSDQETAYKPTETSSTTVLHMGSVLSAEHDYLL from the exons ATGGACATATATGTGCATCCCCACTTCCCACCACTGGGTGTCGCTGTGGCCTGTGGCTCGCCACTTCTCAGCCTGACTTCCTGCCTATTCGTTGTTTACAACATGGACGACGAGGTTGATGTTGACATCGAAGGAGACGAGTTTCAAAGCACCGTTAG TGAGATTGACGAAGGATGTTTAGCCCAAGAGCAGTTCATACAGTCTGCGTGGAAGAGCAGTGCTGGGATACTG CCCTGGGAACTGGACAGCTCCATCAGCCCCGAAAACAGACAGGTGATCGAGAAAATGCTGCTGGAAGAACA GTACTATTTGACAGGTGAGAAGGTTAATAATCACATCTGGGACAGTAATTCAAGCAGCAAATCGAAAGCAAAGAA GCCGCCAGTGAAAACTTCAGCCTCAGCGTCTAGTGCTTCTTCCCGTTGGTCCAAACAGGAGAAAGAATTGTTTGAAAATGGACTG GCTCAGTTTGGTCGACGGTGGACAAAAATTGCCAAGTTGGTGGGCAGCCGATCTGTTCTGCAGGTCAAAAGTTATGCCAGACAGTATTTCAAACACAAG GCTAAGTCAGAACCTAgggctgcagcctcatctgcaGGGCTCTTGAAATTACAGCACACTCAGCCTGCCTCATCCACTCTGGCAAACACTGTGCGTATAGAGAAGCTttctgatgaagaggatgaggaggtagACATCACTGACGACCTTTGTAATGATGGCGATAGTGACCACAAACCACCTGTTGATAATTCCTCTGAGTCTGAAGGACTGGAGGGGATTCCGACCCAAACAGAAAACCCCAAAGAGGAGCAGGATAACGGTCTGTCTATGAGCTCGGATCATCTTAGCCATGCTGGTAGGGAAGAGACTGGTGTGAGAGAGAAGTTATCTCCTCATGGACATCCTCTGATGGCAGCCCTAACAAACTCAGAGCTAATAACACAGGAGGATGAAAGCTTACAATCTGAAGGCTCACGGCAGCCTGGTCAACGAGAAGAGGGGGGCAGTGATGACGCAG ATTCGGCTGATAAGACTGGGCAGAGTCTGGTTGACGAACCaacagaagatgaagaggaggaggaagaggagctaaaGGTACCCGAGCAGGAAATAGAGATGGACATCGAGACCATCACCGAGGATGAAAAGCAAGCCATCCCAGAGTTCTTTGAGGGACGACCGGCCAAAACTCCTGAGCGATACCTTAAGATCCGCAACTACATCCTGGATCAGTG GTTTAAGAGCAAGCCCAAGTACCTGAACAAGACATCCGTCCGTCCTGGACTCAAGAACTGTGGGGATGTCAACTGTATCGGACGAATCCACACTTACCTGGAACTCATTGGAGCTATCAACTTCAACTGTG AGCAAGCGGTGTATAATCGCCCAAAGGTGGTGGACCGGTCCAAACACAAGGAAGGCAAAGACATACTTGAGGCCTACCAGCTCGCCCAGAGACTGCAGAGCATG CGAACGAGGAAGCGGCGCGTACGTGACATATGGGGAAACTGGCGCGACGCAAAGGACTTGGAGGGACACACGTATGAG CATCTCAGTGCTGAGGAGTTAGCTCGACgaagagaggagatgaagaagcATCCTAAACCTTGCAAGGTCTCCAGATTCAGAGG GTCTGTGGATCCATTCCAGTTGATTCCCTGCAGGTCCTTCGGAGAGGAGGTGCAG GAACCATTCCAAATTGTTGTGTGTGCAGAGACGCTTCTGATAATGGACATG CATGCCCACGTTTCCCGGAGTGAGGTTATCGGCTTGTTGGGGGGAGTTTTTAACAAGGAAGAGAACCTATTAAAG ATCAGTGCGGCAGAGCCGTGCAACAGCGTGAGCACAGGGCTGCAGTGTGAGATGGACCCGGTGTCTCAGACTCAGGCCTGTGACCTGCTGTCGTCTCTGGGCTTCAGTGTGGTGGGCTGGTACCACTCGCACCCCACCTTCCATCCAAACCCTTCAGTACGGGACATAAACACCCAGGACCAGTTCCAG AGTTATTTCTCACGCGGCGGCGCCCCCTTCATTGGGATGATCGTCAGCCCATATGACCCAGCAAACCCTTCTCCACACTCTCAGACAACCTGTTTGTTGGTGAAAGCGAGCCAGGAACCTTCAAGCTCGCAGA AGCTGCCCTACAGATTTGATTTCAAATCGTCACCAGACATTCCAGACTGGGAACAGACGATGAGGAGAGCTCAGTGGATCATCCACAGATACTGCCAATCAGCAGC GAGTGTGCCGATGAACAGATTTTTCCGGAAAGACTCCCACCTCACTTGTCTTGAGAAG ATGTTGTCCTCTCTGGCCAGATACCTTGAGCCTCTGCCAGATGAGGAGGGAGATGCCTTCCTCACCCAGATCCAGACCCTCTTCCAATCTGAATTTATTGCCAAGCAACTTGTGCCTGACCAAGAAGAGGGAGAATCTCTAAACATTTCATCCCAAGCAGCAGAGGGACTTGCTTATGATCGTCTCATCACTAAGAAACAGGATGAGGGAAGAATAGATTCTGACCAAGAGACCGCATATAAACCCACTGAGACAAGCAGTACCACCGTGTTACATATGGGCTCTGTGCTGTCTGCTGAACATGACTATTTACTGTGA
- the suco gene encoding SUN domain-containing ossification factor, whose translation MKRLRVLLPCLIVALLCWYPSKHADCSEQSFSNPDHAAGDQHPSRQEPEPEPESEQDQVLEDWAMPASYDLGLETERAALERLETQLVQQEQTVNLHEDEVKETKPDQVSDTDPIAPEPELYPDPANEINVQAFPQDHIQEVPTSSAPESVPAQEHLSADKLAPGELFINSPDLHPGFESQSTTPPNDAEDTPTSQSAEPPQPSAVWVASEGGELPLDTFVFAEQSQCWVFPPELATCENAPFGSPLVSMDEAVVEESQLDQNHSSGPGAEFQSGPDHLDQEQQQDGPELEEELPDLDLEDKPSHQHIQKAGDVPTSRETDPSVPSKEDIPTFDEWKKQVMEVEMEKSQSLYTSTTGSPNSAKKVQKNFKNNYASVECGAKILAANSEAKSTSAILKENMDLYMLNPCSNKIWFVIELCEPIQVKQLDIANFELFSSTPKDFLVSISDRYPTSKWVKLGTFHARDERIVQSFPLDEQLFAKYIKMFIKYIKVELLSHFGSEHFCPLSLIRVFGTSMVEEYEEIAESQYLSERMEYLDEDYDYPPGYQLADDNPNGSKNLLGSATNAILNMVNNIAANVLGATPELEGGAESEDNITAEGADRGGTEASPDFALLASAELEHPASQENSSESSGPSSLKDSHDDRQIVTLVEEEEEEEPRQSTVTLMEEEGEEEEEKREEETRDADRKQRDSRIYCPLFSSLSLSCMASLPELLHRWCSARLAKERLHSLRRRQLSIQTHAHPGPNTPSHTHTLPLIPAPAATPVKEDVPLTEIAPEPKVPSMPQNDGKTVEVHIEPNFPDTHTPELNILLEPSRTVIPTHGFSDPQSSQMWPTSTEEVKVLVAQATGSTPPLQAASILETQQASTAVPTLSASISLQSSEVASSSDVVLPGFEQPVKPVPKTSRPEPVIPPLGDLPTALPLTDVHVDKSAADSGDSQGLNVQASQPSKKPSDSVAQSGEPQQVEDVADEDLLSSSGNSNVQRTATDFYAELQSSGEPNAGAANGNGILLNGGAVHGSNQKESVFMRLNNRIKALEMNMSLSSRYLEELSQRYRKQMEEMQRAFNKTIIKLQNTSRIAQEQDQKQTESIQVLQSQLVNITRLMLNLTTTVGQLQREVSDRQSYLVVSLVLCLFLGLLLFLQCCCRSSPSTSSTNSAPIPRSNHYPSPKRCFSSYDDMNLKRRMTCPIIHSNSLPLCSTEVGPDDLYIVEPLRFSPEKKKKRCKSRSLDKVDFLKEYNSCATLTNGGPKCNGFHPCLSLPSPPPPPLPLPSALPSLPPPVEEVSSLSTCPSMESHPEASSCSSTVNSEESHVSRLAPQTPPYTSASLCNGHGLTLGTQQLATMSRQEKRLLKRQKSRQAELPFSAVPSLQQLIKGNKEISVGTIEMTAVTGHF comes from the exons gtaCCCCAGCAAACATGCGGATTGTTCAGAGCAGAGCTTTTCAAACCCAGATCATGCTGCTGGGGACCAACACCCCAGCAGGcaggagccggagccggagcctgAGTCCGAGCAAGACCAG GTGTTGGAAGATTGGGCAATGCCCGCGTCGTACGATTTGGGactagagacagagagagctgcCCTAGAGAGGCTGGAAACCCAGCTCGTACAGCAGGAACAG ACTGTGAATCTTCATGAAGATGAGGTTAAGGAGACCAAGCCCGACCAAGTTTCTGATACTGACCCTATTGCTCCTGAGCCGGAACTCTATCCAGACCCCGCCaatgaaataaatgtgcagGCCTTCCCCCAGGACCACATCCAGGAAGTCCCCACGTCCTCTGCTCCCGAATCGGTTCCAGCTCAGGAACATCTGTCTGCAGACAAACTAGCTCCAGGAGAACTTTTTATTAATAGCCCTGATTTGCACCCAGGCTTTGAGTCACAGTCAACAACACCCCCAAATGATGCTGAGGACACACCTACCTCCCAGAGTGCTGAGCCACCACAGCCGAG TGCAGTGTGGGTTGCCAGTGAAGGAGGTGAACTCCCATTAGACACCTTTGTGTTTGCTGAACAGTCACAGTGTTGGGTCTTTCCCCCCGAACTGGCAACCTGTGAAAACGCCCCTTTTGGCAGCCCTCTCGTCAG TATGGATGAGGCTGTTGTAGAAGAATCACAGTTGGACCAGAACCACAGCTCTGGTCCTGGAGCCGAGTTCCAGTCTGGCCCAGATCATTTggaccaggagcagcagcaggatggaccagagctggaagaggagctgcCTGATTTGGATCTGGAGGACAAACCTTCACACCAACATATACAGAAG GCCGGGGATGTTCCTACATCCAGGGAGACCGACCCTTCAGTGCCCAGCAAAGAGGATATTCCGACTTTTGATGAGTGGAAGAAGCAAGtaatggaggtggagatggaaaAAA GTCAGTCGCTCTATACCTCAACCACCGGCAGCCCCAATTCAGCAAAGAAGGTCCAGAAAAACTTCAAGAATAACTACGCCTCTGTTGAGTGTGGGGCCAAGATTCTGGCTGCCAACAGTGAGGCCAAG AGCACCTCAGCTATTCTCAAAGAGAATATGGACCTTTATATGCTAAATCCCTGTAGCAACAAAATTTG GTTCGTCATCGAGCTCTGTGAGCCCATTCAAGTCAAACAGCTGGACATTGCTAATTTTGAGCTCTTTTCATCAACACCTAAAGATTTTTTAGTGTCCATCAGTGACCG ATATCCTACTAGCAAGTGGGTGAAGCTGGGGACTTTCCACGCACGCGACGAGCGTATAGTTCAGAGCTTCCCACTGGATGAGCAGCTTTTTGCAAAATATATAAAG ATGTTCATCAAGTACATAAAG GTTGAGCTTCTTTCTCACTTTGGATCAGAACATTTCTGTCCTCTGAGTCTCATCAG GGTGTTTGGAACCAGCATGGTGGAGGAGTATGAGGAGATAGCAGAGTCCCAATACCTGTCAGAGAGAATGGAGTACTTGGATGAGGACTATG ACTATCCACCCGGCTACCAACTAGCTGATGACAATCCAAACGGTTCCAAAAATCTGCTCGGCTCGGCAACCA ATGCTATTCTGAACATGGTGAACAACATTGCTGCTAACGTGCTGGGTGCCACACCAGAACTGGAGGGTGGAGCAGAAAGTGAAG ATAATATTACAGCAGAGGGGGCTGACAGAGGGGGCACAGAGGCATCTCCCGACTTTGCCTT GCTGGCGTCTGCAGAACTGGAACATCCTGCAAGTCAGGAAAACTCCAGTGAGTCCAGTGGCCCTTCATCACTTAAAGACTCTCATGACGACCGACAAATTGTTACTCTggtagaagaggaggaggaggaagagcccaGACAATCTACTGTCACCTTGAtggaagaagagggggaggaggaggaggaaaagagagaggaggagacgaggGATGCGGACAGGAAGCAGCGGGACAGTCGCATCTACTGCCCTCtgttttcctccctgtctctgtcctgcATGGCCAGTTTGCCGGAGCTGCTGCACCGCTGGTGCTCTGCACGTTTGGCCAAGGAGAGACTCCACAGCCTCAGGCGGAGGCAGTTGAGCattcaaacacacgcacaccctgGCCCAAACACACCttcccacacgcacacgcttcCACTGATCCCCGCCCCCGCTGCCACACCTGTCAAAGAAGATGTTCCTCTGACTGAAATTGCCCCGGAGCCCAAGGTGCCTTCCATGCCCCAAAATGATGGTAAAACAGTGGAGGTTCACATCGAGCCCAACtttcctgacacacacactccagagcTTAACATTCTTCTGGAGCCTAGTAGAACTGTCATCCCCACGCACGGCTTCTCCGACCCCCAGAGCTCCCAGATGTGGCCTACATCCACCGAGGAGGTGAAGGTTCTCGTTGCCCAGGCCACGGGCTCCACTCCCCCCCTGCAAGCTGCCTCTATCCTTGAGACACAACAGGCCAGCACTGCTGTTCCCACCCTCAGTGCCAGCATTTCCTTGCAGTCTTCTGAGGTGGCCTCCTCTAGTGATGTGGTTCTTCCTGGCTTTGAACAGCCTGTTAAGCCTGTTCCTAAAACATCAAGGCCCGAACCCGTCATCCCTCCTCTGGGTGACCTGCCCACAGCTCTCCCTCTGACTGACGTCCACGTAGATAAGTCAGCTGCAGACAGTGGGGACTCGCAGGGGCTTAATGTTCAGGCTTCACAGCCTAGCAAGAAGCCGTCAGACTCTGTGGCGCAGAGCGGAGAACCTCAGCAGGTGGAAGATGTGGCGGACGAGGACCTATTGAGCTCCAGTGGGAACAGCAATGTCCAACGAACAGCTACAGACTTctatgcagagctgcagagcagcggAGAGCCTAATGCAGGAGCAGCAAATGGCAACGGGATATTATTGAATGGAGGAGCTGTGCATGGCTCCAACCAGAAGGAGAGCGTATTCATGAGGCTGAATAACAGAATCAAAGCACTGGAGATGAATATGAGTCTGTCCAGCAGGTACCTGGAAGAGCTCAGCCAGAG ATATCGTAAacagatggaagagatgcagAGAGCATTTAATAAAACCATCATCAAACTGCAGAACACCTCTCGCATTGCTCAAGAGCAG GACCAGAAACAGACCGAGTCCATCCAAGTTCTGCAGAGCCAGCTAGTAAATATCACCAGACTGATGCTCAACCTCACCACCACAGTCGGCCAGCTCCAGAGAGAG GTGTCCGACCGTCAGAGCTACCTGGTGGTCTCTCTGgttctgtgtctgtttctgggcctcctgctgtttctgcagtgctgctgcagatcttctcccagcaccagcagcaccaacagcgCTCCTATTCCCAGGAGCAACCACTACCCCAGCCCAAAGAG ATGCTTCTCCTCCTATGATGACATGAACCTGAAGCGCAGGATGACATGTCCGATTATTCACTCCAATTCCCTTCCATTGTGTTCTACAGAAG tGGGTCCAGATGACTTGTACATTGTAGAACCTCTGAGGTTTTCTCCAGAGAAAAAG AAAAAGCGCTGCAAGTCGAGGTCTTTGGACAAGGTTGACTTCCTGAAAGAATACAATTCCTGTGCTACTCTTACAAATGGGGGTCCAAAATGCAACGGGTTCCATCCTTGCCTCTCActgccctctccccctcctcctcccctgccaCTGCCGTCagcccttccctctctccctcccccagtAGAAGAGGTTTCTTCCCTTTCCACTTGCCCCTCCATGGAATCCCACCCAGaggccagcagctgcagctcaaccGTCAACTCTGAGGAGTCCCACGTGAGCCGCCTCGCCCCACAAACTCCCCCGTACACGTCGGCCAGCCTGTGTAACGGCCACGGGCTGACCCTCGGTACGCAGCAGCTCGCCACCATGTCGCGCCAGGAGAAGCGTTTGCTAAAGAGGCAGAAGTCCCGACAGGCAGAGCTGCCGTTCTCTGCTGTGCCCAGCCTGCAGCAGCTTATCAAGGGAAACAAGGAGATCAGTGTTGGGACCATTGAGATGACGGCGGTCACCGGACATTTCTGA